DNA sequence from the Candidatus Effluviviaceae Genus I sp. genome:
ACTCCGACCCTGCGGTACAAGACGGTCGCCTCCTTCAAGGAGGTCACGAAGACGAGACCCGAGCGGTCTCTCATCGAGCCTCTTCGGAAGACCGGCGGCCGGAACAACCAGGGGCGCAACACGGCGCGGCATCGGGGCGGCGGGCACAAGCGGATGTACCGGATCATCGACTTCCGCCGGGACAAGCGCGACATGGCGGCGAAGGTCGCGGCGATCGAGTACGACCCGAACCGGTCGGCGAGGATCGCTCTCCTCCACTACCAGGACGGGGAGAAGCGCTACATCCTCGCCCCCGACAAGCTCGAGATCGGCGAGACGGTCGTGGCGGGAGAGGGAGCGGAGGTGAAGTCGGGGAACGCGCTTCCCCTGAGGAGGATCCCGCTCGGCATGATGATCCACAACATCGAGCTCCGCCGCGGGCGCGGAGGCCAGATGGTGCGCAGCGCCGGCACCGCCGCGCAGCTCATGGCGCGCGAGGGCAAGCACGCGCACATCCGCCTGCCGTCGGGCGAGGTGAGGCTCGTCGACTCCGAGTGCTACGCGACGCTCGGGCAGGTCGGCCACATCGAGCACGAGAGCGTCGTCATCGGCAAGGCCGGGCGGCACCGCTGGCTCGGACGGCGCCCGCACACGCGCGGCGTCGCGATGAACCCCGTGGATCACCCGATGGGGGGCGGCGAGGGCAAGGCGTCGGGCGGCGGCCACCCCGTGTCGCCGTGGGGCCAGAAGAGCAAGGGACTCAAGACGCGCAAGCGCAAGAAGCGCTCGAACGCGATGATCGTTCAGCGCAGGAAGAAGAAGTGAGACCGGGCCGCGAAGAAGGGTCCGGGCGCTTGAGCAAGGAAAGGGCAGGAGCAGGATGAGCCGTTCGACGAAGAAGGGGCCCCACATCCACGAGCGCCTTCTCAAGAGGGTGCGAGCGATGGACCGCACGGGCGAGAAGCGCGTCATCCAGACGTGGGCGCGCAGCTCGGTCATCCCACCGGACTTCGTGGGCCACACGATCGCGGTGCACAACGGCCACAAGTTCATCCCGGTGTATGTCACGGAGAACATGGTCGGGCACAAGCTGGGGGAGTTCGCCTTCACGAGGACGTTCAGGGCCCACCGGAGCCGCGAGGCCACGACGGCCGCGAAGAAGCCCGGCGAGTAGACGCGCGGGCGACCCGCCGCCGAGGGGCTTTCGGGGGGCGGCGCCCTCACGACGGAACACCGGAGAGCGAAGAGCATGGAAGCGCGAGCAAGAGCACGGTTCATCCGCATACCACCCAGGAAGGTGCGTCAGGTCGTGGACCTCATCCGCGGCAGGGACGTCGAGGAGTCCATGCAGACCCTGCACTTCCTGAAGCGCGCCGCGAGGATCCCCGTCGAGAAGACGCTCCGGTCGGCCGTCGCCAACGTGTTCAACACGAAGGAAGGCGCGGGCCTCGCGCCGAGCGACCTGTACGTCAGCGAGGCGTTCGTCGACGAGGGACCGGCGCTCAAGAGGTTCACGCCGGCTCCGATGGGGCGCGCGACCCCGATCAGGAAGAGAACGGCGCACATCACGATCGTGGTGAGCCAGAAGGGCGGCGCGAAGGCGAAGGCGGGCGCGAAGGCGAAGCGCGGCGCGGCGCCGAAGGGTGGACGGACGAAGCCCGCGGGCAGAAAGCCGGCGGCGAAGGCGGCAACGAAGAAGTAGCCGGGAGGGCGTCTTGGGTCAGAAAGCGCATCCAGTCGGTCTGAGGCTCGGCATCAACAGGACCTGGGAGTCCAGGTGGTTCGCCAAGAAGAACTACGCCGACCTCCTCAAGGAGGACCTCACGATCCGCCGGTACGTGAACGCGAAGCTGTCGCGCGCGGGCATCTCCGACGTCGTGATCGAGCGGAAGGCGAGCAAGGTGGTCGTCAACGTGCGCACGGCTCGGCCCGGGATCGTGATCGGGCGGAAGGGCATTGAGGTCGAGCGGCTCAACAAGGAGCTCGAGCACCTGACGAACAAGGACGTCCGCATCAACATCGAAGAGGTCAAGAAGGTCGAGCTCAACGCGCAGCTCGTCGCCGAGCACATCGCGAAGCAGCTCGAGCAGCGCGTCGGCTTCCGCCGCGCCATGCGGAAGGCGGTCGAGTCGACGATGCGGATGGGCGCGCAGGGCATCAAGGTGCGCTGCGCGGGGCGGCTCGGCGGCGCCGAGATGGCCAGGGTCGCCGAACACCACGAGGGGCGCGTGCCGCTCCACACGCTCCGCGCCGACATCGACTTCGCGCGGGCGACCGCGATGACCACGCACGGCACCTGCGGCGTCAAGGTGTGGATCTTCAAGGGCGAGCGGATCGGGAAGGTCCGCGAGGGTGAGGAAGGCGGGCGCGGGCTCGACGAACGGCGTCCCGGGTTCGACCGCTACGAGGACGAGGATCGCGGGCGCCGCGGCCGCGGCCCGGGTGGGCCGGAGGGCGGCCGTGATGCGGGGCAGAGGGGCGGCCGGCCGGGAGGCAGAGGCGGCAGGCCCGGTGGCGGCGGTCGGCCGGGCGGCGGCGGCAGGCCGGGCGGCGGTGGCAGGCCGGGTGGCGGCAGGCCCGGCGGCGGCCCGAGGCACAGGTCCTCGGGCGGACCCGGAGGACAGGACAGACGGGGCGGCCCGGGGCCCGGTGGCAGAAGCGGGGGACCGGGGCAGCGCGGCTAGGCCCGGCACGGAGACGCACGGACGCTGAGGGGCGGATGTCATGCTCGAACCGAAGAGGTCGAAGTACAGAAAGCAGATGAAGGGCCGGCTCACCGGCGCCACGAAGGGCGCGGGGAAGCTCGACTTCGGCGAGTACGGACTTCTCGCCGTGGAGCCTGGCTGGGTGACCGCGCGCCAGATCGAGGCGGCGAGGATCGCGATCACGAGGCACATGCAGCGTCGGGGCAAGCTCTGGTTCAGGATCTTCCCCGACAAGCCCCGGACGAAGAAGCCGGCGGAGACGAGGATGGGGAAGGGCAAGGGGCCGCTCGACCACTGGGTGGCGGTGGTGAAGCCCGGGCGGGTCATCTGCGAGGTCGAGGGAGTGACCGAGCAGATCGCGCGCGAGTGCCTTTCGCTCGCGAGCCACAAGTTGCCCATCAAGACCAGGTTCATGTCGAGGGAGACGTAGTCCGGAAGGAGACACGGCCGTGAAGGTGAAGGAGCTGAGGACCCTGACCCGGGACGAGCTCGCGCTGCGTCTGCGCGACGCCCGCGAGGAGATGTTCAACCTCAGGTTCCAGCAGAAGACCGGGCAGCTCCAGAACGCGGTCCGGATCCGTGAGGTCCGGAAGGACATCGCAAGGCTCATGACGCTCCTCAAGGAGGGCGAGCCCAAGGCGGCCGCCCCCGGGCAGGAGACGAAGTAGCGCCGGAAGCCAGACCGATCGGAGCGAGGACGTATGACCGAGACTGCGAAGCGAGGCCGCCGCAAGGAGCGCGTCGGCACAGTGGTGAGCGACAAGATGAACAAGACCGCGGTCGTCGCGGTCACCCGGCTCGTCCGCCATGCCCGCTACGGCAGGTTCGTGAAGCGGACGACCAAGTTCAAAGTTCACGACGAGAAGAACGAGTGCCGCGTGGGCGATACCGTTCGCATCGCGGAGACGAGGCCGCTGAGCAAGGACAAGCGGTGGCGCCTTCTCGAGGTCGTGAGTCGAGCGGAGTAGCCGGCCCCAGCGACGGAAGAGGACAGCGATGATCCAGGAGTACACACTACTCAAGGTGGCGGACAACTCCGGAGCCAAGGAAGTGCGGTGCTTCAAGGTGCTGGGCGGCTCCAAGAGGCGTTACGCGACGGTCGGCGACATCGTCGTGGCGAGCGTCAGATCGGCGCTGCCGGGCGGGACGGTCAAGAAGAAGCAGGTCGTGCGGGCGGTGGTGGTGCGGACGAGGAAAGAGGTCCGGCGAAAGGACGGAACGTACATCCGTTTCGACGACAACGCCGCGGTCCTCATCAACCCCCAGAACGAGCCGGTCGGGACGAGGATCTTCGGTCCCGTGGCGAGAGAGCTCCGGGAGAGGAAGTTCATGAAGATCATCTCCCTGGCTCCCGAGGTGCTCTAGCTGTCGACCGTCCGCGAGGGCGGCGAGAGGTATCGAGATGCGCATAGCGAAGAACGACACGGTCGAGGTCATCGCGGGCAACGACCGGGGGAAGCGCGGGAAGGTCCTCAAGGTCTTCCCGGAGACGAACCGCGTGCTCGTGGAAGGCGTGAACTTCGTCCACAGGCACACGCGTCCGCGGCGGCAGGGGGACCAGGGCGGCATCATCGAGAAGGAGGCGCCCCTGAACGCCTCGAACGTGCTGCTCGTGTGCACGAAGTGCAACGGCGGCGTGCGCGTTCGCACGAAGGTCCTCACGGACAAGAGCAAGGCGCGCGTCTGCACGAAGTGCGGCGAGATGATCGAGCGCAGGTAGCGGTCCTCGCGGGACGCCCGCGGGGCCGGTGAACCCGGCAAGGAAAGCGACACATGGCGACAGCGCGACTCACTGAGAAGTACCGAGAGGAGGTCGTGCCCGGGCTGATGAAGCGCTTCGGGTACCGGAACCCCATGATGGTCCCGCGCCTCTCGAAGGTCGTCATCAACATCGGCCTCTCCGAGGCCAAGGACGACATCAAGATCCTCGAGGGCGCGATGAAGGAACTCGCGGCCATCGCGGGGCAGAAGCCGAAGATCACGCGATCGAAGAAGTCCATCGCGAACTTCAAGCTCCGCGCCGGCCAGCCGATCGGCTGCAAGGTGACGCTCCGAGGGAACCGCATGTACGAGTTCCTCGACCGCTTCATCACGCTTGCGGCGCCGCGCATGCGGGACTTCCGCGGCCTTCCGAGCGACTCGTTCGACGGCCGCGGCAACTACACGTTCGGGCTCGAGGAGCAGATGGTGTTCCCCGAGATCGACTACGACAAGGTGGAGATGGTCAAGGGCATGGACGTCACGATCGTGACCACGGCGGACGTGGACGAGGAGGCGTTCGAGCTTCTCAAGCTCATGGGCATGCCTTTCAGGCGATAGCGGCCCGGTCGGGCGAAGGGGTGTGACGAGTTGGCGAAGAAGTCGTGGATGGTGAAGCAGCAGGCGAAGCCGAAGTTCTCGAGCCGCAGGTACAATCGCTGCCATCGGTGCGGCAGGTCGCGCGGGTTCATCGGGGACTTCGGCCTGTGCCGCATCTGTTTCCGTGATCTGGCTCTCAAGGGACAGATCCCGGGCGTGGTGAAGGCCAGCTGGTAGCGGTTCGCCGCGGGCCCGATGCGGTGGCGGAGCTCGAAGCCCGACGCTTCGGGGCTCCCTCGATCAGGAAGCAGGGAGACACTGGACCATGATGACCGACCCGATTGCGGACATGCTGACGAGGGTCCGGAACGCGTGCGGCGCGAGGAAGCGGAGCGTGGACATCCCTTCCTCGAAGTTCAAGGTCGCGATCGCCGAGGCGCTGCTCCGGGAGCGATTCATCAAGGACTACAAGGTCGTGGAGGACGGGAAGCAGGGGATCCTGAGGATCCAGCTGAAGTACACGAGGAGCGGCGACAGTGTCATCCGCGGGATCAGGCGCATCTCGAAGCCGGGGCTCCGGCAGTACGTGGGCGCCGCGGAGGTCCCGCGCGTGCGAAGCAACTACGGGACGGCGCTGCTCTCCACCCCGAAGGGGGTGCTCACAAGCGCCGAGTCCCGCAAGGAGAACGTCGGCGGCGAGGTCGTCTGCCACGTCTGGTAGGCGGCGCGACCGGCGCGCTCCGGCGCGAGGAGAGACGGGATGTCGAGAGTAGGAAAGTCCCCAGTCGTGCTCCCGGCGGGTGTCACGGCGACCGTCGCTGACGACGCCGTGACGGTGAAGGGCCCCAGGGGAGAGCTCACGACCAAGATCGTTCGCGACGTGAGCGTGTCCGTGGAAGGCAACACGCTGACCTGCGAGCGGTCCTCGGAGACGAAGCAGGCCAAGTCGAGCCACGGCACGATGCGCGCCCTCATCGCCTCGATGGTCAAGGGCGTGTCCGAGGGCTACGTCAGGAACCTGGACATCATCGGCGTGGGATACGGGGCCGAGATGAAGGGCAAGGCGGTCTCGATCAAGCTCGGCTACACCCACCCGTGCGTGTACCAGGTGCCCGACGGCATCCAGATCGAGATCCCCGAGGCGACGAGGATCGTCGTCAGGGGGGTCGACAAGCAGCTCGTCGGGAAGGTGGCGGCGGAGCTCAGGTCCTTCAAGCCGCCGGAACCGTACAAGGGGAAGGGGATCAGGTACCACGACGAGTACGTGAAGAAGAAGGCCGGGAAGCTGGCTGTCTCGTCCGGCATGTAGCGGCCGGACCCGCATTGAATCTCCAAGCGAGGCTGGTGAACGATCATGAAGGCTAGGAGCGACGCCAGGAGAATCGGAAGAGAGCGGCGGAAGAAGCGCGTCCGCCAGACCGTGTCAGGCGTGTCCGAGCGCCCGAGGCTGAGCGTGTTCAGGAGCCTCAAGCACATCTACGCTCAGCTCATCGACGACGAGCGGGGCGTGACGCTCGTGCACGCGTCGACGCTGAGCGAAGCCGTGCAGAGCGAGCTCGGCAACGGCGACCACACGAAGACCGACGAGAGCAAGGCGGTGGGGAAGATCCTGGCACGGATGGCTCTCGAGAGGGGCATCAAGAAGGTCCGTTTCGACAGGGGCGGGTATCTGTATCACGGCAGGGTCGAGGCCCTGGCTCAGGCCGCGCGCGAGGGCGGCCTCGAGTTCTAGTCCGTCTCACGGAGGGAGCACAGTCTCGATGGCAGAGCGGCAGCCCAGGAGAGGACGAGACGCGCGCGAACCGAGGGAGTTCAGGACGCCCGAGTTCGAGGAGCGCGTGATCAACATCAACCGCGTGGCGAAGGTCGTGAAGGGCGGACGGCGCTTCGGGTTCAACGCCCTGGTCGCCGTGGGGGACGGGAAGGGGAAGGTCGGTGTCGGGCTCGGCAAGGCGAACGAGGTCGCCGAGGCCATCCGGAAGGGCACCGAAGCCGCGAAGAAGCGCATGATCGCGGTGCCGCTCCTGGGGTCCACGCTGCCGTACACCGTGACCGGCAAGTTCGGCGCGGGGAAGGTCCTCGTGAGGCCGGCAAGCCCGGGCACAGGCATCGTCGCGGGCGGCGGCGTGCGGGCCATCATGGAGTGCGCCGGCGTCAAGGACGTGCTGGCGAAGTCGCTGGGGTCCAACACGCCGCACAACATCGTGAAGGCGACGATGGCGGCCCTCAAGGAGATGCGCTCGGCCGCCGACGTCGCGCAGGCCCGCGGGATCACCGTGAAGGAGCTCTTCAAGCTCTCGGGGGAGGCGGACAATGGGTAAGCTCAGGATCCGCCAGGTGAGGAGCGCCATCCGGCGCGAGGAGAGACAGAAGAGGACCGTGCGCGCGCTGGGGCTTCGGCGCCTGCACCACACGGTCGTCGTGGGTGACACCCCCCAGATCCGCGGCATGATCAAGCAGGTGCGGCATCTGGTCACGGTCGAGGAGATCGCCGAGTAGACGGAGGTCCGGAAGGAAGGCGTTGGATGAAGCTCAACGAGCTGAAGTACGCGAAGGGCTCCCGCAAGAACCGCAAGAGGGTCGGGCGCGGTCAGGGATCAGGCCACGGGCGCACGAGCGGGCGGGGCCACAAGGGCCAGAAGGCGCGCGCCGGAGGCTCGATCCCCGCGTGGTTCGAGGGCGGCCAGATGCCGCTTTCCCGCCGCGTGCCCATCAAGGGCTTCCGGAACCCCACGCGGGTTGAGTACGAGGTCGTGAACCTCAGGGACATCGAGCGGTCCGGCCTCGAGGGCGAGGTGACCGTGGCGGTCCTCAAGGCGAGCGGCGTCGTCACGCGCGGAAGGAAGCCGGTGAAGGTCCTCGGCACGGGCGAGATCTCGCGCCCCGTGAACCTCAAGGTGCATGCCGTGAGCGGAAAGGCTCTCGAGAAGATCAAGGCCGTGGGCGGAACGGTCGAGGTCATCAAGTAGGGAAAGGCGCCGGTCATGCCGAACATATTCACGAGCCTCACGAGCATCTTCAAGATCCCGGAGCTCAAGCGGCGCGTCCTCTACACGCTGATGATGCTCTGCGTCTATCGCGCCGGTGGGCACATCCCGACGGCCGGCGTGAACGGAAGGGCCCTCGCGGCGTACTTCACGCAGCAGCAGGGGTCGCTCCTCGGCCTCTACGACATGTTCGTGGGCGGCGCCTTTGCGAACGCGACGATCTTCGCGCTGGGCATCATGCCGTACATCAGCGCGTCGATCATCCTGCAGCTCTTCACGGCCGTCGTTCCCTACTTCGAGAAGCTCCAGAAGATGGGTGAGGAAGGGCGCAAGAAGATCACGCAGTACACGCGGTATGGGACCGTGGGGCTTTCGCTGCTCCAGTCGTACGCCCTGAGCGCGTACCTCCAGGGGCTTCCTCCCGTCGGCGGAATCCCCATCGTCCCGTTCCCCGGCATCGGGTTCACGCTGCTCACGATGCTCACGATGACCACCGGGACCATCTTCATCATGTGGCTCGGCGAGCAGATCCAGGAGAAGGGCATCGGCAACGGCATCTCGCTCATCATCTTCATCGGCATCGTCGCGCGCTACCCGTCGGACTGGCTGAACACCTACCGCTCCATGAGGATCGGCTCGCTGAACGTGTTCAGTCTCGTCATCCTGGTCCTCGTGATGATCGGCATCGTGGCCGCCGTGGTCCTCATGACGCAGGCCCAGAGGAGGATCCCGGTCCAGTACGCCAAGCGCGTCGTGGGCAGGAAGATGTACGGGGGACAGAGCACGCACATCCCACTTCGGCTCAACACCGCGGGCGTCATCCCGGTCATCTTCGCGCAGTCGATCATCATGCTGCCCGGCACGGTCGCGACGTTCTTCAAGGGCAACCTCTTCATGGAGACGGTGGCGGCGATGCTGAGGCCGGGGGGGTGGCTCTACAACATCCTGTACCTCGTCATCATCGTGTTCTTCGCGTACTTCTACACGGCGATCGTGTTCAACCCGGTGGATCTCGCCGACAACATGAAGAAGTACGGCGGGTTCGTTCCCGGGAAGCGGCCGGGCAAGAGCACGGCCGAGTACATCGACAGCGTGCTGACGAGGGTGACGCTCCCCGGAGCGCTCTTCCTCGCGTTCATCGCCATCCTGCCCTACTTCCTGATGGAAGGCCTGAGCGCGCCGTTCTACTTCGGCGGCACGGGGCTTCTCATCGTCGTGGGCGTGGCCCTCGACACGCTGGGGCAGGTCGAGTCGCACATGCTCATGCGGCACTACGACGGCTTCCTCGCGAAGGGGAAGCTCAGGGGCCGCAGGAGCTCTTAGCGCAGGGGGGGCGCCGCGCCGGCCGACGGTCGCGCGGGGCGCGGGAGGCAGCGTGATCATCGTCTTCCTCGGGGCGCCGGGCGCCGGCAAGGGCACGCAGGCCAAGAGGCTCGCGGCCGCGCTGGGCCTGCCGCACGTCTCCACCGGAGACGTCCTGAGGTCCGCGGTCGAGCGGGGCACGCCGCTGGGCAAGCAGGCGGCGTCGTACCTCAACCGCGGGGCGCTCGTGCCGGACGAGACGATGCTGGGCATCGTCGCCGAGCTTCTGGACCGGGGTGACGCGTCGCGCGGCGTGATCATGGACGGGTTCCCGAGGACGGAGCCGCAGGCCCGGGGCTTCGACCGGCTGCTCGAGGAGCGGGGCCGGGCCGTGGACCACGTGCTTCTGCTCGACCTGTCCGAGGACGAGGCGGTGCGGAGGCTGACGGCGCGGCTGTGGTGCCCGGCGTGCGGCGCGATCAGGAGCGTCGGCGGCGGCGGGCCGGCGGTCGGGGACGCCTGCCCGTGCGGGGGGCGTCTCGAGAAGCGGTCCGACGACAGCGTCGACGTCATCCGCGCCAGGTTCGCGGAGTACCGGCGGCTCACGCAGCCGACCGTGGACTATTACCGATCGCGCGGGACGCTCAAGAGCGTGGACGCGTCGCGCCCGGTCGACGACGTCGCGGCAGGCGTCCTGGCGGCCGTCGGCACGGCCGGCGCGCTGCGGCGGGCGGCCGGATGATACCGATCAGGACGGCCGATGAGATCTCGCGGATCCGCGAGAGCGGGCGGATCGTCGCCGGGGCGCTCGACCTCGCCGGGAGCATCGTGAGGCCGGGCGTCACGACGGCCGAGATCGAAAGGGAGATCGCAGCGTACGTCCGCGACCACGGGGCGACGCCTGAGTTCGAGGGATACCGGGGATACCCCGCGGCCATCTGCGCGTCCGTGAACGAGGAGGTCGTGCACGGGATCCCGGGGAAGCGGACGCTTCGCGAGGGGGACATCGTCGGGATCGACGTCGGCGTGAGGAAGGGCGGGTACGTCGCGGACGGCGCAAGGACGTTCCCGATCGGCGGCGTGACCGAGGCCGCCCGGCGCCTGCTCAGCGTCACAGAGGACGCGCTTCGGGCGGGGCTCTCGATGGTGAGGCGCGGCGCGCGCCTCACGGACGTGTCGCACGGCGTGCAGGTCGTGGTCGAGCGGGCGGGGTTCTCCGTCGTGCGGGACCTGGCCGGCCACGGCGTCGGGACGGCGCTCCACGAGGAGCCGGAGATCCCGAACTTCGGGGATCCGGGGCGCGGGCCGGTCCTCGAGACGGGGATGGTGCTGGCGATCGAACCGATGGTGAACGAGGGCGGACCGGCCGTCCGCACGCTTTCGGACGGATGGACCGTCGTGACGGCCGACAGGACGCTCTCGGCGCACTTCGAGCACACCGTGGCGGTCGGGTCCGATGGCCCCGACATCCTCACGGTCGCGGCCGGGACGGGCAGGTGAGCCCGGGGCAGGCTCCCTCCGTCGGGCGCCTGGGAGAGCTGATGGCGAAAGAGAAGGGGATAGCGGTCGAGGGGGTCGTCGTCGAGGCGCTGCCCAACGCGATGTTCAGGGTGGAGCTCGACAACGGCCACAGGGTCCTCGCGCACATCTCCGGGAAGATGCGCATGAACTACATCAAGATCCTTCCCGGCGACAAGGTGACGCTCGAGGTCTCACCCTACGACTGGTCGCGCGGGCGGATCACCTACCGGTACAAGTGACCGATCGCGGTCGGCGCACTGGGGGAGAGCCATGAAGGTCCGGTCTTCGGTGAAGAAGATCTGCGAGCACTGCAAGCTCATCAAGAGGCACGGCACGGTCCGTGTCATCTGCAAGAACCGCAGGCACAACCAGCGGCAGGGGTAGGCAGAGAAGAGGGAGGATAGGTCGTTGGCGCGTATCGTCGGT
Encoded proteins:
- the rpmJ gene encoding 50S ribosomal protein L36; the encoded protein is MKVRSSVKKICEHCKLIKRHGTVRVICKNRRHNQRQG
- the infA gene encoding translation initiation factor IF-1 encodes the protein MAKEKGIAVEGVVVEALPNAMFRVELDNGHRVLAHISGKMRMNYIKILPGDKVTLEVSPYDWSRGRITYRYK